A single region of the Actinomycetes bacterium genome encodes:
- a CDS encoding glycosyltransferase: MSPQPPLRVVVVHWNSPADCAATVTRLLDSTVAVRVTIVDNGSGAEERAELESRLAALPGAGSAEIVDAGSNLGFGPGANLGLRRFLERPGDGEWVALVPHDVEVGRETFELMLDAAGAVPTAGLCCADVGDAMVPVIDPYFGGMTVPGGNEPGWEPVDYPHGTLMMLRRGCLAEVGLFDERFFSYCEEADLALRARKAGWEVGLVRGAMVHNVTLGSSVWMVDYLQTRNTLLLVQEMSGWYHAFIRICFTMIQIVRGLRDRSTQPPVFDASARVAGVRDFMLRRFGPPPS, from the coding sequence ATGTCACCTCAGCCACCGCTGCGGGTGGTGGTGGTCCACTGGAACAGCCCTGCTGACTGCGCGGCCACAGTCACGCGCCTGCTGGACAGCACTGTGGCCGTGCGCGTCACCATCGTCGACAACGGCTCGGGTGCCGAGGAGCGCGCCGAGCTGGAGAGCCGGCTGGCCGCGCTACCGGGCGCGGGGTCGGCGGAGATCGTCGATGCCGGCTCCAACCTCGGTTTCGGCCCCGGGGCCAACCTTGGCCTGCGACGCTTCCTGGAGCGTCCCGGTGACGGCGAATGGGTGGCCCTGGTTCCCCACGATGTCGAGGTCGGGCGCGAGACATTCGAGCTGATGCTTGACGCAGCTGGCGCCGTGCCGACCGCGGGGCTCTGTTGCGCCGACGTGGGTGACGCCATGGTGCCGGTGATCGACCCGTACTTCGGCGGCATGACGGTGCCCGGTGGCAACGAGCCCGGCTGGGAGCCGGTGGACTATCCGCACGGAACCCTGATGATGCTGCGGCGCGGCTGCCTGGCCGAGGTGGGCCTGTTCGACGAGCGGTTCTTCTCCTACTGCGAAGAGGCCGACCTGGCCCTCCGGGCGCGCAAGGCGGGCTGGGAGGTGGGGCTGGTGCGCGGCGCAATGGTGCACAACGTCACCCTCGGGTCATCGGTGTGGATGGTGGACTACCTGCAGACCAGAAACACACTGCTGCTGGTGCAGGAGATGTCTGGTTGGTACCACGCCTTCATCCGCATCTGCTTCACGATGATCCAGATTGTCCGCGGGCTGCGTGACCGCTCGACGCAACCGCCGGTCTTCGACGCGTCAGCACGGGTGGCCGGCGTGCGCGACTTCATGCTGCGACGGTTCGGGCCCCCGCCGAGCTGA